The Vibrio aphrogenes genomic interval TCTGAAGATGCAGTGGTGATGTCTTTAGACTACTACAACAGCCTTATGGAGACAGTTCACTTACTGCGCTCCCCTAAAAATGCTGAACACCTAAACCGTTCGGTAGCACAGTATCGTGCAGGTAAAACAACAGCACGAGAGTTAATTGATGAGTAGTCGTCAACGTCTATTGTCGTGGACTGATGACGCTTGGGATGACTACTTGTATTGGCAAACCCAAGACAAGAAAACACTAAAGCGCATCAACAAAATTATCAATGATGTTAAGCGCTCTCCTTTTGAGGGCATCGGTAAACCTGAACCGTTAAAAGAGAACTTATCTGGTTTTTGGTCTCGCCGTATTGATGATACTAATAGGCTTGTTTATGCGGTCGATGATGAAGCGATAACGATAATTTCGTGTCGTTACCACTACTAAATCAGCTTCAGTAATCGGGCATCTAACAAACGACTATGGCTTCAACATACTTTTCCTAATCTGACAGAATCTTTTTAGAGCATCAGGTCTAACAAGGTTTTGTCCATAAGTGAGTAAAAGAAGAATAACGTCTCATATTCACTATGAAATTTTTATCTCACAGTGGCAGCTATCACATCGATATGCTGCCATTTTTTTATTCAGAATAGGGTTGGCTTATTGAGAGATGGTAACGTTTTATGGTTTGTGGAGCTTGGCAATGGCTGAGCATGGCGGAGGCGTCTAACAAGATCCATTTACGACGATGTGCTTGCCCTAAAGGCTTGGCTTTGTTGACATCAAAACACACCATATCCTCGGTTTTTTCTGTAAAAATATAGCGATTTGGTTGCTCTTTTAACCATAACCACGCATTACGATCTTGTTCTTGCTTATCGGCTAAATAACTAAAATGAGTCAGTGAAATGGGCGAAAACAGCAAAAATTGCTCTTTAAAGCGAGTGACTCCCAGTTCGCCATTGAGACCAATATCTTGGGCGACTTGCTGCATGATGGCTTTGGCTGGCGTGCGGATTGGGTTTAATAGTGAGTAACCAATCAAGCTGTAGAGTACCCAAGTGAGCGAAATGGCACTTCCCCAGGTGATTAAGCCCGATTGGCGTCGGGTTTGCCAATAAATGATAATCCATAAGCAAGCTACACCGGCAAAGAACGCGGCATAAGGGAGCAGATTATCGCCCAATTGTTTGGTTAGGATGGGAGCGTTAGACCCTGCCATGACGGTGGCGATGAGTAATAAACCTGCGATAACAATGGAGGCAATCTTGAGCAGTTTGTCCGTCCAGCGTTGCCATGAGTAATGACTTAAATACCAACCCGCTATTATCGCCATCATAGGGACGGCGGGTAAAACATAGACCCCTCGTTTACCGGGGCTAATACTGAAGAAAATCACTAACAGCACCACCCAAATCAGCAGGCTGAGGATGACTGGTGAGCGTTTAAGTTGTTGCCAAAATGGGCGATTTAACCACACAAAATAGAGAGGAAACCACATCATAGGTATGACGTTGGTTAAGAAATACCACCAAGGCTGGATGTGTCCCCAAGCGTTAGCGTAACGTTCTCCCGTTTGTTTGAATAAGATATTGTCTTTATAGGCAATGAAGTCTGGATTGTGGCTAGATTCGGCCAACATGAGCATAGGTAAAAGCCAACAAGCCACGACCAGTAACATGATCAACGGGCCGAGCAGGAGCTTCCATGAGATTTGATTTTCAAA includes:
- a CDS encoding type II toxin-antitoxin system Phd/YefM family antitoxin, translated to MRIVSFTEARNSLKAVLDGVVNDADTTVITRRDSEDAVVMSLDYYNSLMETVHLLRSPKNAEHLNRSVAQYRAGKTTARELIDE
- a CDS encoding Txe/YoeB family addiction module toxin — translated: MSSRQRLLSWTDDAWDDYLYWQTQDKKTLKRINKIINDVKRSPFEGIGKPEPLKENLSGFWSRRIDDTNRLVYAVDDEAITIISCRYHY
- a CDS encoding ArnT family glycosyltransferase, which encodes MSLLNLRSKKTEQHQDYYSTLFFLLIVATLIIFTGIGWRDPWPADEPRFVEVAREMVQSGQWFFPMRGGELYPDKPPVFMWSMAALYWLTGDLKATFLLPNAIVSLLVLLCCYDISAKLWNVKTARTVGLLLLITPQFIIQAKAAQIDAMVAAWITLAMYGLLRHFFLKSHWLWYCLAWAFMGLGIITKGVGFLPALLLIPVLYLHFSGQHRFENQISWKLLLGPLIMLLVVACWLLPMLMLAESSHNPDFIAYKDNILFKQTGERYANAWGHIQPWWYFLTNVIPMMWFPLYFVWLNRPFWQQLKRSPVILSLLIWVVLLVIFFSISPGKRGVYVLPAVPMMAIIAGWYLSHYSWQRWTDKLLKIASIVIAGLLLIATVMAGSNAPILTKQLGDNLLPYAAFFAGVACLWIIIYWQTRRQSGLITWGSAISLTWVLYSLIGYSLLNPIRTPAKAIMQQVAQDIGLNGELGVTRFKEQFLLFSPISLTHFSYLADKQEQDRNAWLWLKEQPNRYIFTEKTEDMVCFDVNKAKPLGQAHRRKWILLDASAMLSHCQAPQTIKRYHLSISQPYSE